The Catenulispora sp. GP43 genome includes a region encoding these proteins:
- a CDS encoding BTAD domain-containing putative transcriptional regulator → MVSNAHTVRDGDSPLRRAREAAGISQKELAGRAGMSVRALRYLEDGQVARPRAASIHRLARALDMAAEELAERLAGPAGPAGVRLRSGESRRGPGPGSASTSGSSSTSGSSSSSSSSSGSGSGSGPTGRVRFRVLGRFAILRGDGVVEIGSPLQQAVLSLLAVQHGRVVTVPELVDALWREDPPRTCRELVHTYVAHVRRVLEPGARVGERSRLLRSAAGGYLLTVEPEQLDLAAFDRLAEQGRRAWERGAAASACQLFSEAWACWHGSRVLEGDARLGGHPAVVAVQAHRTSLVLDWSDAAFSVGRYAQVAEPLRAVHGAEPLHEGVAARLMLALAGTGRQAAALALFEEVRVLLDTELGVSPGVELRASQLRILRDRLPGRVERPVLAVPTPAQLPAEPFEFVGRQEQLDLLDAAMARHRSGGPAAGLIVLTGMGGLGKTVLALRWAHRVLDLFPDGQLYVDLRGHSGTDPVRPHAALTGFLTALGVPPAQVPEDVAQAAALYRSLLTGKRVLVLLDNAGRADQVRPLLPAGGSLVLVTSRHRMTGLVARDGAQVVSLDALSSPEALELLEDMVGPRRTAQEPEAARELIQLCARLPLALSIAAANLAARPQLSLAGYATAMKMDNRLDALESADDPDGAVRAAFALSVDALPPPEARMFRLLGAVPGFDVAVGTAAAVAGISRPRAAQALNRLADRHLLQEHGADRFAMHDLVRLFASELADGDAEGAEATARLAEHHLAHLESVAGILYPHLLHLPAHGGRTRLPADDVPAFADPAAALAWIDAERANLVALIPHLAGQGHLAPAWEMADLMSGYFMMRSGTADWAAVAQAARGAARRGDDPRAVAAAELSTAMVDLSQGRHASAVRRFGRTTALAERAGWTECQAVALNNLGSALWTAGRADEAVSALDQALQLHRACGRAAGEAVSLANLGTAHIDRGALMDSAEPDDAREERLAAARALLTEALTMHRRIGDRRNEADTLTRLAQAHRDAGDLGTALELAREAMEAARSAEDLRFEATAEGMVATVSSRLGDERSALEHIARANALVDSVDHPTLAARIYLMGADTCVALGRYEDAALYVEDARRVARLVASPVLERQCLMWTDLIQRTI, encoded by the coding sequence ATGGTCAGCAACGCGCACACCGTCCGGGACGGCGACAGTCCGCTGCGCCGTGCCCGCGAGGCGGCGGGCATCAGCCAGAAGGAGCTCGCGGGGCGCGCCGGGATGAGTGTCCGAGCGCTGCGTTACCTCGAGGACGGGCAGGTCGCCAGGCCCCGGGCGGCGTCGATCCACCGGCTGGCGCGGGCCTTGGACATGGCGGCCGAGGAGCTTGCCGAGCGACTTGCCGGGCCTGCCGGGCCTGCCGGGGTTCGCCTGCGATCCGGCGAGAGCCGCCGGGGTCCGGGGCCTGGTTCCGCTTCTACTTCTGGTTCTAGTTCTACCTCCGGTTCTAGTTCTAGTTCTAGTTCTAGTTCAGGCTCGGGGTCGGGTTCGGGTCCGACCGGCCGGGTCCGGTTTCGGGTGCTCGGCCGGTTCGCGATCCTCCGCGGTGATGGCGTCGTCGAAATCGGTTCGCCCTTGCAGCAGGCGGTGCTGAGCCTGCTCGCGGTCCAGCACGGGCGGGTCGTCACCGTGCCCGAACTCGTGGACGCCTTGTGGCGCGAGGATCCTCCTCGGACCTGCCGGGAACTCGTCCACACCTACGTCGCCCACGTACGCCGGGTCCTCGAACCGGGAGCGCGGGTGGGCGAGCGCAGCCGGCTGCTGCGCAGCGCCGCCGGCGGATACCTGCTCACCGTGGAGCCGGAGCAGCTCGATCTGGCCGCCTTCGACCGGCTGGCCGAGCAGGGCCGGCGCGCGTGGGAGCGGGGCGCGGCGGCCTCGGCGTGCCAGTTGTTCAGCGAGGCGTGGGCGTGCTGGCACGGGTCCCGGGTGCTGGAGGGTGACGCGCGCCTCGGCGGGCATCCGGCCGTCGTCGCGGTGCAGGCGCACCGGACCTCCCTGGTCCTGGACTGGTCGGACGCGGCGTTCTCGGTGGGGCGCTACGCCCAGGTCGCCGAGCCGCTGCGGGCCGTGCACGGCGCCGAGCCGCTGCACGAGGGGGTGGCCGCGCGGTTGATGCTGGCCCTGGCGGGCACCGGGCGGCAGGCCGCGGCGCTGGCCCTGTTCGAGGAAGTCCGTGTTCTGTTGGACACCGAGCTAGGGGTGTCGCCGGGGGTCGAACTGCGGGCCTCGCAGCTCAGGATCCTGCGTGACCGGCTGCCGGGCCGGGTGGAACGGCCGGTCCTGGCCGTCCCGACTCCGGCCCAGCTCCCCGCCGAGCCGTTCGAGTTCGTTGGACGCCAAGAGCAGCTGGACCTGCTGGACGCGGCGATGGCCCGGCACCGGTCGGGCGGACCCGCGGCGGGCCTGATCGTCCTGACCGGGATGGGCGGCCTCGGCAAGACCGTGCTGGCACTGCGGTGGGCGCACCGCGTGCTCGACTTGTTCCCCGACGGGCAGCTCTACGTCGATCTGCGCGGCCACAGCGGCACCGACCCGGTCCGGCCGCACGCCGCACTGACCGGGTTCCTGACCGCGCTCGGCGTGCCGCCGGCCCAGGTGCCCGAGGACGTGGCCCAGGCCGCCGCCCTGTATCGCAGCCTTCTGACGGGGAAGCGGGTCCTGGTCCTGCTGGACAACGCCGGGCGGGCCGACCAGGTCCGTCCGCTGCTGCCCGCCGGCGGTTCGCTCGTGCTCGTCACCTCGCGGCATCGGATGACCGGGCTGGTCGCCCGCGACGGGGCACAGGTGGTCTCGCTGGACGCGCTGTCGTCCCCGGAGGCTCTGGAACTGCTGGAGGACATGGTCGGCCCACGGCGGACCGCGCAGGAACCCGAGGCCGCCAGGGAGCTGATCCAGCTGTGCGCGCGGCTGCCGTTGGCCCTGAGCATCGCCGCGGCGAACCTGGCCGCCCGGCCGCAGCTGAGCCTGGCCGGCTATGCGACCGCGATGAAGATGGACAACCGGCTCGACGCACTGGAGAGCGCCGACGATCCCGACGGCGCGGTGCGGGCCGCGTTCGCCCTGTCGGTCGACGCCCTGCCGCCGCCGGAGGCCCGGATGTTCCGCCTGCTGGGCGCCGTCCCCGGCTTCGACGTGGCGGTCGGGACGGCGGCGGCGGTCGCGGGCATCAGCCGCCCCCGCGCGGCTCAGGCCCTCAACCGGCTGGCCGACCGGCACCTGCTGCAGGAACACGGCGCGGACCGCTTCGCCATGCACGATCTCGTCCGGCTGTTCGCCTCGGAGCTGGCGGACGGCGACGCCGAGGGCGCCGAGGCCACGGCGCGGCTGGCAGAACACCATCTGGCACATCTGGAGTCGGTCGCGGGCATCCTCTACCCGCACCTGCTCCACCTGCCGGCCCACGGAGGCCGCACCCGCCTGCCCGCCGACGACGTGCCCGCCTTCGCCGATCCGGCCGCCGCGCTGGCCTGGATCGACGCCGAGCGGGCCAACCTCGTCGCGCTGATCCCGCACCTGGCCGGCCAGGGACACCTCGCGCCCGCGTGGGAGATGGCCGACCTGATGAGCGGGTACTTCATGATGCGCTCGGGGACGGCCGACTGGGCCGCGGTGGCGCAGGCGGCGCGGGGCGCGGCACGTCGCGGCGACGATCCCCGGGCCGTGGCCGCCGCGGAACTGTCCACGGCGATGGTGGATCTGTCGCAGGGACGCCATGCTTCGGCGGTACGGCGTTTCGGCCGTACGACGGCGCTGGCCGAGCGGGCCGGATGGACCGAGTGTCAGGCGGTCGCCCTGAACAACCTCGGCAGCGCGTTGTGGACCGCGGGGCGCGCGGACGAAGCGGTGAGCGCCCTCGACCAAGCCCTCCAGCTGCACCGGGCCTGCGGTCGGGCGGCCGGCGAGGCGGTGAGTCTGGCGAACCTCGGCACGGCCCACATCGATCGCGGCGCCCTGATGGACTCGGCCGAGCCCGACGACGCCCGAGAAGAGCGGCTGGCCGCCGCACGAGCCCTTCTCACGGAGGCGCTGACGATGCACCGGCGGATCGGCGACCGCCGCAACGAGGCCGACACGCTGACCCGGCTCGCCCAGGCCCACCGCGACGCCGGGGATCTCGGCACGGCGTTGGAGCTGGCACGGGAGGCCATGGAGGCGGCGCGTTCCGCGGAGGACCTGCGCTTCGAGGCGACGGCCGAAGGCATGGTGGCCACGGTGTCCTCACGCCTGGGCGACGAACGGTCCGCTCTGGAGCACATCGCCCGGGCGAACGCGTTGGTGGACTCGGTCGACCACCCGACACTGGCCGCGCGGATTTACCTCATGGGTGCGGACACCTGCGTCGCGCTGGGCCGGTACGAAGACGCCGCGCTGTACGTTGAGGACGCGCGGCGCGTGGCGCGGCTGGTCGCCTCGCCAGTCCTGGAGCGCCAATGCCTGATGTGGACGGATCTCATTCAGCGGACAATCTGA
- a CDS encoding cytochrome P450: MTETNAESPTDAPRFEFEDVGEAFFRDQHTHYAQWRRRGGAQPIRFPGPLPLQGWVITGHADAKAALADPRLAKESATERYAAYIGETSGGPGKALTAHMLNADPPEHTRLRRLVQKAYTTRRIEELRPRIAELVDTLLDDLSGAREADLISRFALPLPIAVAFELFGGTGFDPSRFAVRGKSVDGGHGDGEVSVTSAEDTRDRIEQLVAHKRERPGDDLLSALLAAEEDGDRLSVDEITSMAFLLVVAGHQTTVNLIANAVHTLLAHPDQLDKLRADPTLIHGAVQETLRYESSSALASLRYTTEPVTLADTEIPAGEFVHVALMAANHDPAVFEDPERFDITRAPGGHLAFGHGIHRCLGAQLAVVQAEIALARLFARFPKLRTARGERGRARWQANPRHRGLETLVVRLR; encoded by the coding sequence GTGACGGAGACGAACGCTGAGTCGCCGACGGACGCCCCCAGGTTCGAGTTCGAAGACGTCGGCGAAGCCTTCTTCCGCGACCAGCACACGCATTACGCGCAGTGGCGCCGGCGCGGCGGAGCCCAGCCGATCCGCTTCCCCGGACCGCTACCGCTCCAGGGCTGGGTCATCACCGGCCACGCCGACGCGAAAGCGGCCCTGGCCGACCCGCGCCTGGCCAAGGAATCCGCGACCGAGCGCTACGCGGCGTACATCGGCGAGACCTCGGGTGGTCCGGGCAAGGCGTTGACCGCGCACATGCTCAACGCCGATCCGCCGGAGCACACACGGCTGCGCAGACTGGTTCAGAAGGCTTATACAACCCGGCGTATCGAGGAGCTTCGGCCACGTATCGCAGAGCTCGTCGACACTCTGCTCGACGACCTGTCCGGCGCGCGGGAAGCCGATCTCATCAGCCGCTTCGCCCTCCCGCTGCCGATCGCGGTGGCTTTCGAACTGTTCGGCGGCACCGGCTTCGACCCCTCGCGGTTCGCCGTGCGCGGCAAGTCCGTCGACGGCGGCCACGGCGACGGCGAGGTCTCGGTGACCAGTGCCGAGGACACCCGCGATCGCATCGAGCAGCTGGTCGCCCACAAGCGTGAGCGCCCCGGGGATGACCTGCTGTCGGCGCTGCTGGCCGCCGAGGAGGACGGCGACCGGCTGAGCGTGGACGAGATCACCTCGATGGCCTTCCTGCTGGTGGTCGCCGGTCATCAGACCACGGTCAACCTCATCGCCAACGCGGTCCACACCCTGCTCGCGCACCCGGACCAGCTCGACAAGCTCCGCGCCGACCCGACGCTGATCCACGGCGCGGTCCAGGAGACGCTGCGGTACGAAAGCTCCTCCGCGCTGGCCTCCCTGCGCTACACCACCGAACCGGTCACCCTGGCCGACACCGAGATCCCCGCGGGCGAGTTCGTGCACGTGGCGCTGATGGCGGCGAACCACGACCCGGCCGTGTTCGAGGATCCGGAACGCTTCGACATCACGCGCGCACCCGGCGGGCACCTCGCGTTCGGCCACGGCATCCATCGCTGCCTCGGGGCGCAGCTGGCGGTGGTACAGGCCGAGATCGCCCTCGCCCGGCTGTTCGCACGCTTCCCCAAGCTGCGGACCGCTCGCGGGGAACGGGGCCGGGCCCGGTGGCAGGCCAATCCACGGCATCGGGGCCTGGAGACCCTGGTGGTACGGCTGCGGTAG
- a CDS encoding cytochrome P450 codes for MLRERTGEDLFRIDHDTIGVADPGIADRILGARRATEVERPTFKPLHGRSIARPEAASVMHVTGTDVKAALGRPAPEADLAGPWPITGHTYLRDMILAGDPRRLRMLMSRNLELTPKLTWSVITVGAALPRGRRGATGLAGLFADAKGYQDRRYAMGIYRRAAAPLCFTVSTLVANAVWLGAPFDAEVSNKNVIMESLRLLPPSWNILRRASPEYPAIDARIGERDDVLVLPLLSHRDPALFDDPDTFRPERWDHLDPDTAPGFLPFGHVSERCWGRHMVMPLAELLLDRIRRDGLVVDPRQRSAKVPLLGLLGVDEVRLVRGRRA; via the coding sequence ATGCTGCGGGAACGGACCGGCGAGGACCTGTTCCGCATCGACCACGACACCATCGGGGTCGCCGACCCCGGCATCGCCGACCGGATCCTGGGCGCCCGGCGGGCCACGGAGGTGGAGCGGCCGACGTTCAAGCCGCTGCACGGGCGCTCGATCGCCCGGCCCGAGGCCGCATCGGTCATGCACGTCACCGGCACCGACGTGAAGGCCGCGCTCGGCCGGCCGGCGCCGGAGGCCGACCTGGCCGGCCCCTGGCCGATCACCGGGCACACCTACCTGCGGGACATGATCCTGGCCGGGGATCCGCGCCGGCTGCGGATGCTGATGAGCCGCAACCTGGAGCTCACCCCGAAGCTCACCTGGTCGGTGATCACCGTCGGGGCGGCGCTGCCGCGCGGGCGGCGGGGCGCCACGGGCCTGGCCGGATTGTTCGCCGACGCCAAGGGATATCAGGACCGGCGTTACGCGATGGGCATATACCGACGGGCCGCCGCACCGCTTTGTTTCACGGTCTCGACTCTGGTCGCGAACGCGGTGTGGCTCGGCGCGCCTTTCGACGCGGAAGTCAGTAACAAGAACGTCATCATGGAGTCGCTGCGATTGTTGCCGCCGTCGTGGAACATATTGCGGCGCGCGAGCCCGGAATACCCGGCGATCGACGCGCGGATCGGCGAACGGGACGACGTGCTCGTGCTGCCGCTGCTCTCACACCGCGACCCGGCGCTGTTCGACGACCCCGACACCTTCCGCCCCGAGCGCTGGGATCATCTGGACCCTGACACCGCACCGGGGTTCCTGCCCTTCGGGCACGTCTCGGAACGCTGCTGGGGCCGGCACATGGTGATGCCGCTGGCCGAGCTGCTGCTGGACCGGATCCGGCGGGACGGGCTCGTCGTGGACCCCCGGCAGCGGAGCGCGAAGGTGCCGCTGCTGGGCCTGCTCGGCGTCGACGAGGTGCGGCTGGTCCGAGGGCGCCGGGCGTGA
- a CDS encoding tryptorubin family RiPP precursor, with protein MLTPVDAIRQHFTTGGRTPMKVLFALRNSVAARKSMKASAWYFWY; from the coding sequence ATGCTGACACCTGTTGACGCGATCCGTCAGCACTTCACCACCGGAGGGAGGACACCCATGAAGGTCCTGTTCGCTCTGCGCAATTCCGTCGCCGCACGGAAGAGCATGAAGGCCAGCGCTTGGTACTTCTGGTACTAA
- a CDS encoding LLM class flavin-dependent oxidoreductase codes for MTSLRIGVMYDRAWAPEELPAFAREAERLGADELWVVEDLGWGGGMSASAVALAATSRMRVGLGIAPAPLRNSALLAMEAAFLARVYPGRFVAGIGHGVGDWMASVGAAPSSPLTLLQESTEAVRALLHGERVQTRGSEVRIDDLQLVHPPTEVPPVVLGVVRPRSLELAGRVADGTVIAEGQGPADLEAALALIRKGGATQEHELIVFAFAAVAADSEQAAAALRPAIEGQAAWLGRTPEELFTVSGTPAQAAARIAELEAAGATSVVLRFSGEDPAMQLGAVLAAVKG; via the coding sequence GTGACGAGTCTTCGAATCGGTGTCATGTACGACCGCGCCTGGGCCCCCGAGGAGCTGCCGGCGTTCGCGCGCGAGGCCGAGCGGCTCGGCGCCGACGAACTGTGGGTCGTGGAAGACCTCGGATGGGGCGGCGGCATGTCCGCCTCGGCAGTGGCTCTGGCCGCGACCTCGCGGATGCGCGTCGGCCTCGGAATCGCCCCGGCCCCGCTGCGCAACTCGGCGCTGCTGGCCATGGAGGCGGCCTTCCTGGCACGCGTGTACCCCGGCCGGTTCGTCGCTGGCATCGGCCACGGCGTCGGTGACTGGATGGCCTCGGTCGGAGCGGCCCCGTCGTCACCGCTGACCCTGCTTCAGGAGTCGACCGAAGCAGTCCGCGCCCTGCTGCACGGCGAGCGGGTCCAGACGCGGGGGAGCGAGGTCCGCATCGACGACCTCCAGCTCGTGCACCCGCCGACGGAGGTCCCCCCGGTCGTGCTGGGCGTGGTGCGCCCCCGATCACTGGAACTGGCCGGCCGCGTCGCGGACGGCACGGTGATCGCCGAAGGCCAAGGCCCCGCCGACCTGGAGGCGGCACTCGCGCTGATCCGCAAGGGCGGAGCCACGCAGGAGCACGAGCTCATCGTGTTCGCCTTCGCCGCCGTGGCCGCCGACAGCGAGCAGGCCGCAGCGGCGCTGCGCCCCGCGATCGAAGGCCAGGCCGCCTGGCTCGGCCGCACTCCGGAGGAACTATTCACGGTCAGCGGAACCCCCGCGCAGGCCGCCGCCCGGATCGCAGAGCTCGAAGCGGCCGGGGCGACGAGCGTCGTGCTGCGGTTCAGCGGGGAGGATCCGGCCATGCAACTCGGCGCAGTGCTCGCGGCTGTTAAGGGCTGA
- a CDS encoding FAD-dependent oxidoreductase, giving the protein MTEAPSEAPSAPRTVILTVDDDPGVSRAVARDLRRRYGGDYRIVRTESGAAALEALQELKLRGDLVSLLIADHRMPEMNGVEFLGRALEVFPAARSILLTAYADTDAAIDAINIVDLDHYLLKPWDPPETKLYPVVDSLLDAWLAEDHRAVLETRVVGHRWSARSTQVREFLARNQVPYRWYASDEPEGQRLLAAAGQDPDATGPAAARLPLVIAPDGGILLEPDDQELADHVGLRTTPAGEFYDLIVVGGGPAGLSASVYGASEGLRTVLVERLATGGQAGQSSRIENYLGFPEGVSGAQLTGRARRQAAKFGAEILTAREVAGLETCGSSRLVRFADGTSIGAHTVILALGVEYRRLLAPGVEDLTGKGISYGSSLSEAVNCEGKDVFIVGGANSAGQAAVYLSRFAKSVTLVVRAESLEASMSYYLIQQIAQIPSIVVRTQTEVVQAHGEEHLERLTLRNSAAGTTEDVDAQWMFVFIGAAPTTDWLDGVVDRDPRGFVLTGPDLVAGTESIKGWTLDRTPYLLETNVPGVFAIGDVRSESTKRVASAVGEGAMAVMLVHRYVEKL; this is encoded by the coding sequence ATGACCGAGGCACCCAGCGAGGCACCCTCCGCACCCCGCACCGTGATCCTCACGGTCGACGACGACCCGGGTGTCTCCCGCGCCGTCGCCCGGGACCTGCGCCGCCGCTACGGCGGCGACTACCGGATCGTTCGCACCGAGTCCGGCGCCGCCGCGCTCGAGGCGCTCCAGGAGCTCAAGCTGCGCGGGGACCTGGTGTCCCTGCTGATCGCCGATCACCGGATGCCGGAGATGAACGGCGTGGAGTTCCTGGGACGGGCCCTGGAGGTCTTCCCGGCCGCGCGCAGCATCCTGCTGACCGCCTACGCCGACACCGACGCCGCCATCGACGCGATCAACATCGTCGACCTCGACCACTACCTGCTCAAGCCCTGGGACCCGCCGGAGACCAAGCTCTACCCGGTGGTCGACAGCCTGCTCGACGCCTGGCTGGCCGAGGACCACCGCGCGGTGCTGGAGACCCGGGTCGTCGGCCACCGCTGGTCGGCGCGCTCGACCCAGGTGCGCGAGTTCCTGGCCCGCAACCAGGTCCCCTACCGCTGGTACGCCTCCGACGAGCCGGAGGGCCAGCGGCTGCTGGCGGCCGCGGGGCAGGACCCGGACGCGACCGGCCCGGCCGCGGCCCGGCTGCCGCTGGTGATCGCCCCCGACGGCGGCATCCTGCTGGAACCCGACGACCAGGAGCTCGCCGACCACGTCGGCCTGCGCACGACGCCGGCCGGCGAGTTCTACGACCTGATCGTCGTCGGCGGCGGACCGGCGGGCCTGAGCGCCTCGGTCTACGGCGCCTCCGAAGGGCTGCGGACCGTCCTGGTGGAGCGCCTGGCCACCGGCGGCCAGGCCGGCCAGAGCTCGCGGATCGAGAACTACCTCGGCTTCCCCGAGGGCGTCTCCGGCGCGCAGCTGACCGGCCGCGCCCGCCGCCAGGCGGCCAAGTTCGGCGCCGAGATCCTCACCGCGCGCGAGGTCGCGGGGCTGGAGACCTGCGGGTCCTCGCGCCTGGTGCGGTTCGCCGACGGGACGTCCATCGGCGCGCACACGGTCATCCTGGCGTTGGGCGTGGAGTACCGGCGGCTGCTGGCCCCGGGCGTCGAGGACCTCACCGGCAAGGGCATCTCCTACGGCTCCTCGCTGTCCGAGGCGGTGAACTGCGAGGGCAAGGACGTCTTCATCGTCGGCGGCGCGAACTCGGCCGGGCAGGCCGCGGTGTACCTGTCGCGGTTCGCAAAGTCGGTGACGCTGGTCGTACGTGCCGAGTCGCTGGAAGCCTCGATGTCGTACTACCTGATCCAGCAGATCGCGCAGATCCCCTCGATCGTCGTGCGGACCCAGACCGAGGTCGTCCAGGCCCACGGCGAGGAGCACCTGGAGCGGCTCACGCTGCGGAACTCGGCCGCCGGCACGACCGAGGACGTGGACGCGCAGTGGATGTTCGTGTTCATCGGCGCCGCCCCGACCACCGACTGGCTCGACGGCGTCGTGGACCGGGACCCGCGCGGGTTCGTGCTCACCGGCCCGGACCTGGTCGCCGGCACCGAGTCGATCAAGGGCTGGACCCTGGATCGCACGCCCTACCTGCTGGAGACGAACGTGCCGGGGGTGTTCGCGATCGGCGACGTCCGGTCGGAGTCCACCAAGCGGGTCGCCTCGGCGGTGGGAGAGGGCGCGATGGCCGTCATGCTCGTGCACCGGTACGTGGAGAAGCTGTGA
- a CDS encoding ATP-binding protein, with protein MSAPCSVEELRTLFLFEKLTEEQLDWLCEHGTVEAFEPGQVYAEGDAAQWFFVLLEGTVVLSRRVGVDNVEVNRTSQRGVYTGAFQAYLGDRVPQIYRNSLSVTVPSRFFVVSAELFSTVMHEWFPMAVHLLEGLFFGTQIQQQIVGGRERLLALGALSAGLTHELNNPAGAALRAASSLREDVAGARSDLAAIAAHGDRAPSLDTLVTLLNCATEKAAGANASALGPLEISDREDAMGDWLDDRGVANGWQLASTFVQAGLEADDLDRITGTVEDDVLPAVLSWLSRTLETEALTAEIEEATDRVSTLVGAAKQYSQLDRAAQQDVDVHDLLDSTVTMLAGKIPDGVRVLKEYGTGLPKVPAYPAELNQVWTNLIDNAVAAMDEAGTLTISTGLDRDALVVEFRDTGPGVPEEIKERIFEPFFTTKPVGKGTGLGLDISWRIVVGRHHGDLSVESVPGDTRFRVRLPLTWNGQAEAEQGASPAAAS; from the coding sequence GTGAGCGCGCCATGCAGCGTTGAGGAACTGCGCACCCTGTTCCTGTTCGAGAAGCTCACCGAGGAACAGCTGGACTGGCTGTGCGAGCACGGGACCGTCGAGGCCTTCGAACCCGGCCAGGTGTATGCCGAGGGCGACGCGGCGCAGTGGTTCTTTGTCCTGCTTGAGGGGACGGTCGTGCTGTCGCGGCGGGTCGGGGTCGACAACGTCGAGGTGAACCGGACCTCCCAGCGCGGCGTCTACACCGGCGCCTTCCAGGCCTACCTCGGCGACCGGGTCCCGCAGATCTACCGGAACTCGCTGTCGGTCACCGTGCCGTCCCGGTTCTTCGTGGTGTCGGCCGAACTGTTCTCGACCGTGATGCACGAGTGGTTCCCGATGGCGGTGCACTTGTTGGAGGGCCTGTTCTTCGGCACCCAGATCCAGCAGCAGATCGTCGGCGGCCGGGAGCGGCTGCTCGCGCTCGGCGCCCTGTCCGCCGGGCTCACCCACGAGCTGAACAACCCGGCGGGGGCCGCTCTGCGCGCCGCCTCCTCCCTGCGTGAGGACGTGGCCGGCGCGCGCTCGGACCTGGCCGCGATCGCCGCCCACGGCGACCGCGCCCCGAGCCTGGACACCCTGGTCACGCTGCTGAACTGCGCGACGGAGAAGGCGGCGGGGGCGAACGCCTCGGCCCTGGGCCCGCTGGAGATCTCCGACCGCGAGGACGCGATGGGCGACTGGCTCGACGACCGGGGCGTGGCCAACGGCTGGCAGCTGGCCTCGACGTTCGTGCAGGCCGGCCTGGAGGCCGACGACCTGGACCGGATCACCGGCACCGTCGAGGACGACGTCCTGCCGGCGGTGCTGTCCTGGCTGAGCCGCACCCTGGAGACCGAGGCCCTGACCGCCGAGATCGAGGAGGCGACCGACCGCGTCTCGACGCTGGTCGGCGCCGCGAAGCAGTACTCGCAGCTCGACCGCGCCGCGCAGCAGGACGTGGACGTGCACGACCTGCTGGACAGCACCGTGACCATGCTCGCCGGGAAGATCCCCGACGGCGTGCGCGTGCTGAAGGAGTACGGAACCGGCCTGCCGAAGGTCCCCGCCTACCCGGCCGAGCTGAACCAGGTCTGGACGAACCTCATCGACAACGCCGTCGCCGCGATGGACGAGGCCGGAACGCTGACCATCAGCACCGGCCTGGACCGCGACGCCCTGGTCGTCGAGTTCCGCGACACCGGTCCCGGCGTGCCCGAGGAGATCAAGGAGCGGATCTTCGAACCCTTCTTCACGACCAAGCCCGTCGGCAAGGGGACCGGTTTGGGCCTGGACATCTCTTGGCGGATCGTGGTCGGCAGGCACCACGGGGATCTGAGCGTGGAGTCGGTGCCGGGCGACACGCGGTTCCGGGTGCGGTTGCCGCTGACGTGGAACGGACAGGCCGAGGCGGAGCAGGGCGCGTCCCCAGCCGCTGCAAGCTGA